A region from the Candidatus Alcyoniella australis genome encodes:
- a CDS encoding sodium:proton antiporter, translated as MNLRLRFCIALLASLVVFTGAVALSQNEHPQAEQSQTPADPQAAPEAVAPTVVDQQQQPAQELEPIEDQGAVAESATHQTPAQESPLEIEQLRLMQAADHEAAAQQDLEHETEHGEQAVAHGLTIGKDLPLWTCIPFAGILLSIALFPLFAPRFWHEHYAKVSAFWAVVFAAPFLAGYGSHAVYAIIHIYLIDYIPFIILLWALYTVAGGMIVRGTLRGTPLLNLLLILIGTALASWVGTTGAAMLMIRPLLRANEKRRHKVHIIVFFIFLVANIGGSLTPLGDPPLFLGFLHRVPFFWTMNLIKPMAFVAVTLLAVFFAMDSYYFRKEDKSQLIDDEPHEPIKVEGLHNILFLIGIICAVLASGVYYDRLGDIALLTVNDSGHDVTLHMPWVNPLRDGTLVLMGLLSLWTTRKQLRTDNGFTWHAIQEVAYLFAGIFMTIIPALEILHAGENGAFAFLIRAVKQPVHYFWATGVLSSFLDNAPTYLTFFNTSLGSFYAGMPEAQSVPLLIANYPQYLLAISCGAVFMGANTYIGNAPNFMVKSIAEEAGIKMPSFFGYMFRYSIPILVTLFVLVTLIFF; from the coding sequence GTGAATCTGCGCCTACGATTTTGCATCGCGCTGCTCGCGTCACTGGTCGTGTTCACCGGCGCTGTCGCGCTTTCCCAGAACGAGCATCCCCAGGCCGAACAGTCGCAAACGCCCGCGGACCCGCAGGCCGCGCCCGAGGCTGTTGCGCCGACCGTAGTGGACCAACAACAGCAGCCCGCCCAAGAGCTTGAACCGATCGAAGACCAAGGCGCAGTCGCCGAGTCCGCGACGCACCAGACCCCGGCCCAAGAGAGTCCGCTCGAGATCGAGCAGCTGCGTCTGATGCAGGCCGCCGACCACGAGGCCGCCGCGCAACAAGATCTGGAGCACGAGACTGAACACGGCGAGCAGGCAGTCGCCCACGGGCTGACGATCGGCAAGGACCTGCCGCTGTGGACCTGCATCCCGTTCGCCGGGATTCTGCTGAGCATCGCGCTGTTCCCGCTGTTCGCCCCGCGCTTCTGGCACGAGCACTACGCCAAGGTCTCGGCCTTCTGGGCGGTAGTGTTCGCCGCGCCATTCCTGGCGGGCTACGGCTCCCATGCGGTCTACGCGATCATCCACATCTACCTGATCGACTACATCCCGTTCATCATTCTGCTCTGGGCGCTGTACACCGTGGCCGGCGGGATGATCGTGCGCGGTACCTTGCGCGGTACTCCGCTGCTGAACCTGCTGCTGATCCTGATCGGCACGGCACTGGCCAGCTGGGTGGGCACCACCGGAGCGGCAATGCTGATGATCAGGCCGCTTCTACGGGCCAACGAGAAACGCAGGCACAAAGTTCACATCATCGTGTTCTTCATCTTCCTGGTGGCCAATATCGGCGGCTCGCTTACACCGCTGGGCGACCCGCCGCTGTTCCTGGGTTTCCTGCACCGCGTGCCGTTCTTCTGGACGATGAACCTGATCAAGCCCATGGCCTTCGTGGCCGTGACCCTGCTGGCGGTGTTCTTCGCCATGGACAGCTACTACTTCCGCAAAGAGGATAAATCGCAGCTGATCGACGATGAGCCGCACGAGCCTATCAAGGTCGAGGGGCTGCACAACATCCTGTTCCTGATCGGAATCATCTGCGCGGTGCTCGCCAGCGGGGTCTACTACGACCGGCTGGGCGATATCGCGCTGCTCACTGTAAACGACTCGGGACACGATGTGACGCTGCACATGCCGTGGGTCAACCCGCTGCGCGACGGCACGCTGGTGCTGATGGGCCTGCTCTCGCTTTGGACCACGCGCAAACAGCTGCGGACCGACAACGGATTCACCTGGCACGCGATCCAAGAGGTGGCCTACCTCTTTGCCGGGATCTTCATGACGATCATCCCGGCCCTCGAAATCCTGCACGCGGGCGAGAACGGCGCGTTCGCGTTCCTGATCCGCGCGGTCAAGCAACCGGTCCACTACTTCTGGGCCACCGGCGTGCTCTCGAGTTTCTTGGACAACGCGCCGACCTACCTGACGTTCTTCAACACCTCGCTGGGCAGCTTCTACGCCGGAATGCCCGAGGCCCAGAGCGTACCGCTGCTGATCGCCAACTACCCGCAATACCTGTTGGCGATCTCGTGCGGCGCGGTGTTCATGGGGGCCAACACCTATATCGGCAACGCGCCGAACTTCATGGTCAAGTCGATCGCCGAGGAGGCCGGGATCAAGATGCCCAGCTTCTTCGGTTACATGTTCCGCTACTCGATCCCGATCCTGGTCACCCTGTTCGTGCTGGTGACCTTAATCTTCTTTTAG
- a CDS encoding polymer-forming cytoskeletal protein — MEAPTDMNAFIGKGSEFVGKLTFEGTVRIDGKVEGEIFSKGTLVIGEGAQIKAKVNVDTVIISGTITGNVVAKKLIEMRSPGHLYGNIRTPALQIEKGVTFEGSCKMENFDKLEESEPARDKNIKMFPEEPIMKPKGDADGE, encoded by the coding sequence ATGGAAGCCCCTACCGATATGAATGCCTTCATCGGCAAGGGAAGTGAGTTCGTAGGTAAACTTACTTTCGAGGGAACGGTTCGCATCGACGGCAAAGTCGAGGGCGAAATCTTCAGCAAGGGCACCCTTGTCATCGGCGAGGGAGCGCAGATCAAGGCCAAGGTCAACGTCGACACGGTGATCATCTCCGGAACGATCACCGGAAACGTCGTGGCCAAAAAGCTGATCGAGATGCGCAGCCCGGGCCACCTGTACGGCAACATCCGTACCCCGGCCCTGCAGATCGAGAAGGGCGTCACCTTCGAGGGCTCCTGCAAGATGGAGAACTTCGACAAGCTCGAAGAGAGCGAGCCTGCTCGGGACAAGAACATCAAAATGTTCCCCGAGGAGCCGATCATGAAGCCCAAGGGAGACGCTGACGGGGAATAG
- a CDS encoding ParB/RepB/Spo0J family partition protein, with protein sequence MSAKRSGLGRGLDALLGTQSKASPESGGIEREIANGGQGVVLWVPVDRLTRGSSQPRHEIDPEGIKQLSQSISSEGVLSPLIVRKHPEKKSYFEIIAGERRWRAARLAGLEQVPVLVRDVEDRTAMVLSLVENIQREDLSVLEQAEAYKRLAQTLELSQEELAARVGKQRSSVTNIMRLLKLPAPVRAELQAGRIEMGHARAILGLESAEQMVGATGKVVRQGLSVRQTEALVRRLRSGAGRSKKSRKSEHAPYPELAEQLRRKLGTKIVFNGSEKRGRLEIHYFSQEELERIIDFIDP encoded by the coding sequence ATGAGCGCCAAGCGCAGCGGACTGGGGCGCGGGCTCGATGCTCTGCTCGGGACGCAGTCCAAAGCCTCTCCGGAGTCCGGCGGCATCGAACGCGAGATCGCCAACGGCGGCCAGGGCGTGGTGCTCTGGGTCCCCGTGGACCGGCTGACGCGCGGCTCGAGTCAGCCGCGCCACGAGATCGACCCCGAGGGGATCAAACAGTTGTCGCAGTCGATCTCGTCCGAGGGAGTGCTCTCGCCGTTGATCGTGCGCAAGCATCCTGAAAAAAAAAGCTATTTCGAGATCATCGCCGGCGAACGACGCTGGCGCGCGGCGCGACTGGCCGGACTTGAGCAAGTGCCGGTATTGGTACGCGACGTAGAGGATCGGACCGCGATGGTGCTCTCGCTGGTGGAGAACATCCAGCGCGAGGACCTGAGCGTACTGGAGCAGGCCGAGGCCTATAAGCGCCTGGCCCAGACCCTCGAACTTAGCCAGGAGGAGCTGGCCGCGCGGGTGGGCAAGCAGCGCTCGAGCGTGACCAACATCATGCGGCTGCTCAAGCTGCCCGCGCCGGTGCGCGCCGAACTGCAGGCCGGCCGGATCGAGATGGGACACGCCCGCGCGATCCTCGGGCTGGAGAGCGCCGAGCAGATGGTGGGCGCTACAGGCAAGGTCGTGCGCCAAGGTTTGAGCGTGCGTCAGACCGAAGCGTTGGTGCGTAGGTTGCGCAGCGGCGCCGGTCGTAGTAAAAAGTCACGCAAATCCGAGCATGCGCCCTACCCGGAGCTGGCCGAGCAGCTGCGAAGGAAGCTCGGGACCAAGATAGTTTTCAACGGTTCGGAAAAGCGGGGTCGGCTGGAGATCCACTATTTTTCCCAAGAGGAATTGGAGCGGATCATTGATTTTATCGACCCTTAA
- a CDS encoding AAA family ATPase, producing MATVLAVTNQKGGVGKTTTSINLAAALALGGRSCLLIDLDPQGNASSGVGVPPDQRELDIYRALLGEIELEQAVHETAITNLHLVPASSELIGAEVELVGIYERNRKLLSILEPLLKRYEYVLIDCPPSLGLLTVNALVAAQGVLIPLQAEYYAMEGLSQLTHTIDVVRTGLNPGLEISGIVITLFDTRNTICHQVEAEVRRYFDQAVMQTKIPRNVRLAEAPSHGLPIFLYDVKCSGAAAYLELSRELVRRTRRPAAKARTGGAATDSAALAAGEAGR from the coding sequence ATGGCGACCGTACTAGCCGTGACCAACCAGAAAGGTGGCGTGGGTAAAACCACGACATCGATCAATCTGGCTGCGGCCCTGGCCCTGGGCGGACGCTCTTGTTTACTGATCGACCTGGACCCCCAAGGCAACGCCAGTTCGGGAGTCGGAGTGCCGCCGGACCAGCGCGAGCTCGACATCTACCGCGCGCTGTTGGGCGAGATCGAGCTCGAGCAGGCGGTTCACGAGACCGCGATCACCAATCTGCACCTGGTTCCCGCCTCTTCCGAGCTGATCGGCGCCGAAGTCGAGCTGGTCGGGATCTACGAGCGCAACCGCAAACTGCTCTCGATCCTCGAGCCGCTGCTTAAGCGCTACGAATACGTGCTGATCGACTGTCCGCCCTCTTTGGGACTGCTGACGGTCAACGCCCTGGTGGCGGCCCAGGGGGTGCTGATCCCGCTACAGGCCGAATACTACGCCATGGAGGGGCTCTCGCAGCTGACGCACACCATCGACGTGGTGCGCACCGGGCTCAACCCCGGTCTCGAAATCAGCGGGATCGTAATCACGCTGTTCGATACCCGCAACACGATCTGCCACCAGGTCGAGGCCGAGGTGCGACGCTACTTCGACCAAGCCGTGATGCAGACTAAAATCCCGCGCAACGTGCGGTTGGCCGAGGCGCCCAGCCACGGCCTGCCGATTTTTCTCTACGACGTTAAATGCAGCGGCGCGGCAGCCTACCTCGAGCTCAGCCGCGAGCTGGTGCGGCGCACGCGGCGTCCGGCAGCCAAGGCGCGGACCGGCGGCGCGGCAACCGATTCGGCGGCCCTGGCCGCGGGCGAGGCCGGCCGATGA
- a CDS encoding VTT domain-containing protein: MTEAQPTQSGRRKFGLRELCNLLVALLALALLTIYARRFDLSLEAVRTHAALIGPVRSFVFISLLYGLISTAPIPGRDLFKIAAAVIFGWLWSTLAIWIGEMVSALASFWLARIGGRSAVGWILGTRADTIDRMAIKFSPWAVFVARLLPITPYRYFNLACGLTAMPFGNYLVGSIPGTLLRTAFFQYLLVLGGAWLISENVGLGTVFAVGMVLAVLLVGGWGLWMRRRMKRDQA, encoded by the coding sequence ATGACCGAAGCGCAGCCGACCCAGAGCGGACGCCGCAAGTTCGGCCTGCGCGAGCTGTGCAACCTGCTGGTGGCGCTGCTGGCGCTGGCCCTGCTGACAATCTACGCCCGGCGCTTCGATTTGAGCCTCGAGGCGGTGCGGACCCACGCCGCGTTGATCGGACCGGTGCGCAGTTTCGTTTTCATTTCCCTGCTCTACGGCCTGATCAGCACCGCGCCGATTCCCGGCCGCGACCTGTTTAAAATCGCCGCCGCGGTGATCTTCGGCTGGCTGTGGTCGACCCTGGCGATCTGGATCGGCGAGATGGTCTCGGCCCTGGCCTCGTTCTGGCTGGCGCGAATCGGCGGGCGGTCGGCTGTGGGCTGGATCCTCGGGACGCGGGCCGACACCATCGACCGCATGGCGATCAAGTTCAGCCCGTGGGCGGTCTTCGTGGCGCGCCTGCTGCCGATCACCCCCTATCGCTACTTCAACCTGGCCTGCGGCCTGACCGCCATGCCCTTTGGCAACTACCTGGTCGGCTCAATTCCCGGCACATTGCTGCGAACGGCTTTTTTTCAGTATTTACTTGTGCTTGGCGGCGCTTGGCTGATCTCGGAGAACGTGGGCCTGGGCACGGTCTTCGCCGTGGGCATGGTGCTGGCCGTGCTGCTGGTGGGCGGCTGGGGACTGTGGATGCGCCGCCGGATGAAACGCGATCAAGCCTGA
- a CDS encoding sulfatase yields MSARGFDNAPARVASAGLLIGSLIGVGRGLLRSARNDYFNQGLIHNALAEVLTNWARIGIYALIASLLLGLCYVVARLIARKHAGAAALAVCGALLCWGLLLALVDGILREATPGSLSMLSTIYFSKLETATLGVQLGQAFAWCAALLLPTALIALLLRLLARLLPTPLQLFDRAWAALSRFIAVLSPPYLVLGLLACLIVLPQLALMLRPDPQRVSHAQPLNVVLISLDTVRADHMSLYGYDRPTTPNIDRLAQTALVFDQAISQAPWTLPSHATLFTGLFPSVHGANTYHSRIVPELTLLPEVFRESGWATMAVTSHILLSDSFGFDQGWDIFHFLGEPGAAEVTDAALNLIQGRDQPFMLFAHYFDAHAPYFPPPPYDALFDADYQGEINGSVEQLQRSDLGPRDVEHLIALYDAEIRLLDDEVGRLLEALFARPDADRTLVVLLADHGEAFGEHGSFEHHTLHDEVLHVPLIIWPPHSAPIDTTPRRVDHAVGTVNLAQTVAGWAGPTMPAGQGRDLSPLLGSSAAQSVWPIFAEESAAVDRQGLAERAVRYQGVKLIEHGEDCELYRLELDPLEQHNRCADDEVFAEYRQMLADAQTVHSLARDELLQQGLLSDAQFQPDQRAQERLKALGYLQ; encoded by the coding sequence GTGAGCGCCCGCGGATTCGACAACGCGCCGGCGCGCGTTGCCTCGGCCGGACTGCTGATCGGCAGCCTGATCGGCGTGGGACGCGGCCTGCTGCGCTCAGCGCGCAACGACTACTTTAACCAGGGGCTGATCCACAACGCCCTGGCCGAGGTGCTGACCAACTGGGCGCGAATCGGCATCTACGCCCTGATCGCCTCGCTGCTGCTCGGGCTGTGCTACGTGGTCGCGCGGCTGATCGCGCGCAAACACGCGGGCGCTGCGGCCTTGGCCGTGTGCGGCGCGCTGCTTTGCTGGGGGCTGCTGCTGGCGCTGGTCGACGGGATTTTACGCGAGGCCACGCCCGGGTCGCTTTCGATGCTGAGCACGATCTACTTCAGCAAACTCGAAACCGCGACGCTGGGGGTTCAGCTTGGCCAGGCGTTTGCCTGGTGCGCGGCGCTACTGCTGCCCACTGCGCTGATTGCCTTACTGTTGCGGCTGCTCGCGCGGCTGCTCCCCACCCCGCTGCAACTGTTCGACCGCGCCTGGGCCGCGCTGAGCAGATTCATCGCCGTGCTCAGCCCGCCGTACCTGGTGCTGGGCCTGCTGGCGTGCCTGATCGTGCTGCCCCAGCTCGCGTTGATGCTGCGCCCCGACCCTCAGCGCGTGTCGCACGCGCAGCCGCTGAACGTGGTGCTGATCAGCCTGGACACGGTGCGCGCCGACCACATGAGCCTCTACGGCTACGATCGGCCGACCACGCCGAACATCGACCGTCTGGCCCAAACCGCGCTGGTCTTCGACCAGGCGATCAGCCAGGCGCCCTGGACCCTGCCCAGTCACGCCACGCTGTTCACGGGCCTGTTTCCATCGGTGCACGGCGCGAACACCTACCATTCGCGGATCGTGCCCGAGCTGACGCTGCTGCCCGAGGTGTTCCGCGAATCCGGTTGGGCGACCATGGCCGTGACCAGCCACATCCTGCTCAGCGACAGCTTCGGCTTTGACCAGGGCTGGGACATCTTTCACTTTTTGGGCGAGCCCGGCGCGGCCGAGGTGACCGACGCCGCGCTGAATCTGATCCAGGGGCGCGACCAGCCGTTCATGTTGTTCGCGCATTACTTCGACGCCCACGCGCCCTACTTCCCTCCGCCGCCCTACGACGCGCTGTTCGACGCGGATTACCAAGGCGAGATCAACGGCAGCGTGGAACAGTTGCAGCGTTCAGACCTCGGGCCGCGTGACGTCGAACATTTGATCGCGCTCTACGACGCCGAGATCCGCCTGCTCGACGACGAGGTCGGCCGATTGCTCGAGGCGCTGTTCGCGCGACCCGACGCCGATCGCACCTTGGTCGTACTGCTGGCCGACCACGGCGAGGCGTTCGGCGAGCACGGCTCATTCGAGCATCACACCCTGCACGACGAGGTGCTGCACGTGCCGCTGATCATCTGGCCACCGCACAGCGCTCCGATCGACACCACACCGCGCCGCGTGGATCATGCGGTGGGCACGGTCAACCTGGCGCAGACAGTGGCGGGCTGGGCCGGACCCACGATGCCCGCGGGACAGGGGCGCGACCTGAGCCCGCTGCTCGGATCATCGGCCGCACAGAGCGTCTGGCCGATCTTCGCCGAGGAGTCGGCCGCGGTCGACCGCCAGGGGTTGGCCGAGCGCGCGGTGCGCTACCAGGGGGTCAAACTGATCGAGCACGGCGAGGACTGCGAGCTGTACCGGCTCGAGCTCGACCCGTTGGAGCAGCACAACCGCTGCGCCGACGACGAAGTGTTCGCGGAGTATAGGCAGATGCTGGCCGACGCCCAAACCGTACATAGCCTGGCGCGCGACGAGCTGCTGCAACAGGGGCTGCTCTCCGACGCGCAGTTCCAGCCCGACCAGCGAGCCCAAGAGCGGCTCAAGGCTTTGGGTTATCTGCAATGA
- the mnmE gene encoding tRNA uridine-5-carboxymethylaminomethyl(34) synthesis GTPase MnmE, giving the protein MYDVDDTIVALSTPPGPSGIGVVRLSGPAASSIARVIFRPRSGELIADRRMRLGRVVDPNSGETIDEALAVLFNAPQSYTCQDVAEIHCHGGPAVLAGVLELARRHGARQAEPGEFTMRAFINGRLDLAQAEAVAALIEAQTAGGARQAARQLGGALSEEVARMRDALVGRLAQLEAAIDFPEDELPLLDTQAAVDELERVRVRCDELARTFPAGRLLTHGARVAIVGRPNVGKSSLFNALLRRERALVHESPGTTRDVVEDRLLFDGIPATLCDTAGLRSDEQCSDPVERAGIERTRGNLEQADVVLAVFDLTQQIERDDLDLWRSLVDRPALAVLNKVDIANQDAAQQWRSEVDAPLAKATSAKTGLGVDELAHALGELICEAADVGTADAIVISARHADLVREAQSALIAAIEALSQDLAPEFAAFELRRAVRCLGSIIGRADSPDGAEQLEREVIERIFSTFCIGK; this is encoded by the coding sequence ATGTACGACGTCGACGACACCATCGTAGCGCTGAGCACGCCGCCCGGACCATCGGGCATCGGCGTGGTGCGCCTCTCCGGACCGGCCGCATCCTCCATCGCACGAGTGATTTTCCGACCGCGCAGCGGCGAACTGATTGCCGATCGGCGGATGCGCCTGGGCCGCGTAGTGGACCCCAACAGCGGCGAGACCATCGACGAGGCGCTGGCCGTGCTGTTCAACGCACCGCAGAGCTACACCTGCCAGGACGTAGCCGAGATTCACTGCCACGGCGGTCCCGCGGTGCTCGCCGGAGTGCTCGAGCTGGCCCGCAGACACGGCGCGCGACAGGCCGAGCCCGGCGAATTCACCATGCGCGCCTTCATCAACGGACGCCTCGACCTGGCCCAGGCCGAGGCCGTGGCCGCGCTGATCGAGGCTCAGACCGCGGGCGGCGCACGCCAGGCCGCACGGCAGCTCGGCGGAGCACTCTCCGAGGAAGTGGCGCGAATGCGCGACGCGCTGGTCGGACGACTGGCCCAGCTCGAGGCGGCCATCGACTTTCCCGAGGACGAGTTGCCGCTGCTGGACACGCAGGCGGCGGTGGACGAGCTGGAACGCGTGCGCGTGCGTTGCGACGAACTGGCGCGCACCTTCCCTGCGGGCAGACTGCTGACCCACGGCGCGCGGGTAGCTATCGTCGGCCGTCCCAACGTGGGTAAGTCCAGCCTGTTCAACGCGCTGTTGCGCCGAGAGCGGGCCCTGGTCCACGAGTCGCCGGGCACCACCCGCGACGTGGTCGAGGACCGGCTTTTGTTTGATGGCATCCCGGCGACGCTGTGCGACACCGCAGGCCTGCGCAGCGACGAGCAGTGCAGCGACCCAGTGGAACGCGCGGGCATCGAGCGCACTCGCGGCAACCTCGAGCAGGCCGATGTGGTGCTGGCGGTGTTCGACCTGACACAACAAATTGAACGCGACGATCTCGATCTCTGGCGCTCATTGGTCGATCGCCCGGCCCTGGCCGTGCTGAACAAGGTCGACATCGCGAACCAAGATGCGGCGCAACAGTGGCGTTCCGAGGTTGACGCGCCGCTCGCCAAGGCGACCTCGGCCAAGACCGGCCTGGGCGTGGACGAGCTGGCGCATGCGCTGGGGGAGCTGATCTGCGAGGCCGCGGACGTGGGAACGGCGGACGCGATCGTGATCAGCGCGCGCCACGCCGATCTGGTGCGCGAGGCCCAGAGCGCGCTGATCGCGGCCATCGAAGCGTTGTCCCAAGACCTGGCGCCGGAGTTCGCGGCGTTCGAGTTGCGCCGGGCAGTGCGCTGCCTGGGCTCGATCATCGGCAGGGCCGACTCCCCGGACGGCGCGGAGCAGCTCGAGCGCGAGGTGATCGAGCGCATCTTCTCCACCTTCTGCATCGGCAAGTAG
- a CDS encoding Jag N-terminal domain-containing protein, protein MKVIEKEGRTVDEAVETAAAELGVPKTKLAIEIVDVGTAGFFGMLARKARVRVTLKEASDSERESRERAAKVGADAEAAKDAGRDARKIEPFFKNEGQDKPWMRTADKTKPKSGAQAQPQQRPQQDKGQRDEGRPKPSEGGARRDERGGGQRRGSDSGRQRPDAEQRGEKREHRRGRRGGKGRRPETRLVDLELPPLYHVEGQEIEPIKVLEFIARSVAPDASITPRETEDQLWLDISAGGRGIFIGRKGSTLEALQFILNKIVRKSGGYPKKIVVDSEGYRRRRNEQLSIEAQKLSERVLRGRTPLETEPLSAFDRRIVHLALREDSQVTTRSLGSGEFKRVQILLADDPAARKEPIDEFADELDDDEQTRTPAEQQHAGPADEQPADAQPEDAQPEDAQPEDAQPEDAQPEDAQPEDAQPEDAQPEDAQPEDAQPEDAQPEDDQPEDSQPEDEDGKDG, encoded by the coding sequence ATGAAAGTAATAGAAAAAGAAGGACGCACGGTCGACGAGGCAGTGGAAACCGCGGCCGCTGAGCTGGGCGTTCCCAAAACCAAGCTGGCGATCGAAATCGTCGACGTGGGCACCGCGGGTTTCTTCGGCATGCTCGCTCGCAAAGCGCGGGTTCGCGTAACTCTCAAGGAAGCCAGCGACTCCGAGCGCGAGTCGCGCGAACGTGCCGCAAAAGTCGGCGCCGACGCCGAGGCGGCCAAGGACGCGGGTCGTGACGCGCGCAAGATCGAGCCGTTCTTTAAAAACGAGGGGCAAGACAAGCCCTGGATGCGCACTGCGGATAAAACCAAGCCCAAGTCCGGGGCCCAGGCGCAGCCGCAACAAAGGCCGCAGCAGGATAAGGGCCAGCGCGACGAAGGTCGTCCCAAGCCCTCCGAGGGCGGCGCACGGCGCGACGAGCGCGGAGGCGGCCAGCGGCGCGGCTCAGACTCGGGCCGCCAGCGCCCGGACGCAGAGCAACGGGGCGAGAAGCGCGAACACCGGCGCGGACGACGCGGCGGCAAGGGACGCCGACCCGAGACCAGGCTGGTCGATCTCGAGCTGCCGCCGCTGTACCACGTCGAGGGCCAAGAGATCGAGCCGATCAAAGTGCTGGAGTTCATCGCGCGCTCGGTGGCGCCCGATGCCTCGATCACGCCGCGCGAGACCGAGGACCAACTGTGGCTCGACATCTCGGCCGGCGGACGCGGAATTTTCATCGGCCGCAAGGGGTCGACCCTCGAGGCATTGCAATTCATCCTCAACAAGATCGTGCGCAAGTCCGGCGGCTATCCCAAAAAGATCGTCGTCGACTCCGAGGGCTACCGCCGTCGGCGCAACGAACAGTTGAGCATCGAGGCGCAGAAACTCTCCGAGCGTGTGCTGCGCGGCCGCACCCCGCTGGAGACCGAGCCGCTCTCGGCATTCGACCGCCGCATCGTGCACCTCGCGCTACGCGAGGACTCGCAGGTCACGACCCGCTCCCTGGGCAGCGGCGAATTCAAGCGGGTGCAGATCCTGCTTGCCGACGACCCCGCGGCGCGCAAGGAGCCGATCGACGAGTTCGCCGACGAGCTGGACGACGACGAACAGACGCGGACTCCGGCTGAGCAACAGCACGCAGGACCCGCGGACGAGCAGCCCGCAGATGCACAGCCCGAAGACGCGCAGCCCGAGGACGCGCAGCCCGAAGACGCGCAGCCCGAAGACGCGCAGCCCGAGGACGCGCAGCCCGAAGACGCGCAGCCCGAGGACGCGCAGCCCGAAGACGCGCAGCCCGAGGACGCGCAGCCTGAAGATGCGCAGCCTGAAGACGATCAGCCGGAGGACTCGCAGCCGGAGGACGAGGATGGGAAGGACGGGTAA